The following DNA comes from Rhizobium lusitanum.
GCGCGGGGAGGGCGGCGCGATGCCGAACGGACCTTCAGGCCGAAGGCGATATTGTCCAGCACCGTCATATGGCGAAACAGCGCATAGTGCTGAAATACGAAGCCGATATTGCGCTGCTGCACGGTCTTTCTCGAAGCATCTTCATCGCCGAAGAAGATCTGGCCTTCGGTCGGCGATTCCAGTCCGGCAATCAAGCGCAAAAGCGTCGTCTTGCCGGAACCGGAAGGACCGAGCAGCGCGATCAGTTCGCTGGATCGGATATCCAGTGAGACATCATGCAGCGCCGGGAAACGACCGAATTCCTTGCGGAGGTTTTGAACGCGAACTTCCATTAACAATTCCCTCAGTGACGCCGGCTGCCTGCGATCTCATCGCTATAGCGCAATTCGAGCAGCGTCTTCAGTATAAGTGTGACAAGGGCGAGCAGGGCGAGAAGCGTGGCTACCGCGAAGGCCCCCGAGAAATTATATTCATTATAGAGAATTTCGACCTGCAACGGCATGGTGTTGGTCTCGCCGCGGATATGGCCGGAAACGACCGACACGGCGCCGAACTCACCCATGGCGCGAGCGTTGCAGAGCAGAACGCCGTAAAGCAGCCCCCATTTGATGTTGGGCAGCGTCACATGCCAGAAGGTCTGCCAGCCATTGGCTCCAAGCGACAGGGCCGCCTCTTCGTCGGCATTTCCCTGCTCCTGCATCAGCGGGATCAATTCGCGGGCAACAAAGGGGAAGGTGACGAACATCGTCGCCAGGACCAGGGCTGGAACTGCGAACAGGATCTGGATGCCGTGGCTCTGCAGCCAGGGGCCGAGCGTGCTGTTCGCGCTGAACAGCAGCACGAAGACCAGGCCCGAGATAACCGGCGACACCGAGAACGGCAGGTCGATCAACGTTGTCAGGAACGCCTTGCCCTTGAATTCGAACTTGGCGATTGCCCAGGCGGCGGCGACACCGCAGACGAGATTGAGCGGCACGCTGATGCCGGCAACGATCAAGGACAGCCGGATGGCGGCGAAAGTCTCTTCATCCACCAGGGAGCTGAAGAACTGTTCGACACCCTTGCGAAAGGCTTCGACGAAGACGGCGGCCAGCGGCATCATCACCATCAGCGTCAGGAAGGCGAGGGTGATCGCTATGAAAATCCAGCGGGCAAACCGGCTCTCGGTGATGACCGAATGAACCGCATCGGCTGAGGAGGCGGAGGCATCATGCACCATAGCCGTATCTCCTTCTGCTCCAGGATTGAATGAGGTTGATGATCAGCAACATGATGAAAGAGATGATCAGCATCATCGTCGCGATCGCCGTGGCTGCGGCGTAATTATACTCCTCGAGCTTGATGACGATGAGCAATGGCGCGATCTCGGAAACATAGGGTCGGTTGCCGGCAATGAAGATCACCGAGCCGTATTCGCCGGCCGCACGCGCGAACGCGAGCGCAAAGCCGGTGAGGGCCGCCGGCGCCAGGCCGGGCAGCAGAACGCGGGTGATCGTCTGGAAACGGCTTGCGCCAAGTGTTGCCGCGGCCTCTTCGACCTCGCGGTCGATCTCCTCCATGACCGGCTGTGCCGTACGCACCACGAAGGGCAGGCCAACGAAGATCAGCGCGATGACGATGCCGATGGGTGTGAAGGCGATCTTGATGCCGAGCGGAGCCAAGAACTGTCCGATCCAGCCGTTCGGCGCATAAAGCGTCGTCAGCGCGATACCG
Coding sequences within:
- the cysW gene encoding sulfate ABC transporter permease subunit CysW; translated protein: MVHDASASSADAVHSVITESRFARWIFIAITLAFLTLMVMMPLAAVFVEAFRKGVEQFFSSLVDEETFAAIRLSLIVAGISVPLNLVCGVAAAWAIAKFEFKGKAFLTTLIDLPFSVSPVISGLVFVLLFSANSTLGPWLQSHGIQILFAVPALVLATMFVTFPFVARELIPLMQEQGNADEEAALSLGANGWQTFWHVTLPNIKWGLLYGVLLCNARAMGEFGAVSVVSGHIRGETNTMPLQVEILYNEYNFSGAFAVATLLALLALVTLILKTLLELRYSDEIAGSRRH
- the cysT gene encoding sulfate ABC transporter permease subunit CysT; translation: MHAITRKRWRFRQPSVIPGFGLALGVTLTWLILIVLIPLSGLLWKSSSLGWSQFWSIALDQRTLNALRMSFGGAFIAAIVNAVFGLIMAWVLVRYRFPGKRIIDAMVDLPFALPTAVAGIALTTLYAPNGWIGQFLAPLGIKIAFTPIGIVIALIFVGLPFVVRTAQPVMEEIDREVEEAAATLGASRFQTITRVLLPGLAPAALTGFALAFARAAGEYGSVIFIAGNRPYVSEIAPLLIVIKLEEYNYAAATAIATMMLIISFIMLLIINLIQSWSRRRYGYGA